The genomic stretch GCGTTTCATTTTAGGCATTCGCTAGGTGCAttcaaataacaaaatcattcTTTAGTTTCAGTGTTGAGTTTCTGCGTCATAGCTTACTTGGTGATAGCAGAGACGCAATATTTTCTCGATACTCGCCTGCAGTTTAAATTCGAGCCTGACAATGACTTCATAGATGCTAAACTAAAAGTCAATATTGACATAACAGTAGCGATGCCATGCAGTCGCGTGGGCGCCGACATACTAGATTCTACTAATCAAAATTTGATGGGATTTGGAACATTAGAAGAGGAGGACACGTGGTGGGAACTGACGCCTGAACAACGGAACCATTTCGATTCTCTCAAATACATGAATTCATACCTAAGAGAAGAGTACCATGCTGTCCACGAGCTTCTGTGGAAGTCTAATCAGTTGTCACTGCTAAGTGATATGCCAAAACGGTACAAACTTCCATTTCCTGATTTCTGCATctaattacaattttcttaCATCATTAAAAATGTGCAATCTAGTTTCAATCTCATGACAGTCCAAAGCGGTAAATAGCGTCAAGTTGAAATGTATTTTGTCAAGAAAACCACGCATAACaaattctacatttttatttcagaaaaaattacCCTAATCACACTCCAGATGCTTGCCGCATATATGGCAGTTTAGACGTAAATAAGGTCGCTGGTAATTTTCATATCACTGCAGGAAAATCATTGTCACTCCCTAGAGGACATATTCACATATCTGCTTTTATGACCGAACGTGATTACAACTTTACACATAGAATCAACAGGTTTTCCTTCGGTGAACCAAGTCCTGGTGTTATACATCCACTtgaaggagatgaaaaaataagcgaCCATAGTGAGTTCTTTCGTCTAATacgattataatttattcaacgcAAAAATATCAtggtttgtttttattttcaataacatATTCAATAATTTAGTAAAGAACGATAAATTTGTCATTAATtttaaactaattttttttttttttgttatcacATTATATAATCCTCAGTGTTTTGAAATGTagaacataatttttatatatctGCTGTCAGCGCAGCATTTTGTTATGAAAGCAAATAAATTAACCTTTTATTGTATCATTTCCAGGTATGATGTTATACCAGTACTTTGTGGAGGTAGTTCCCACAGATGTCAGGAATTTATTGCGGTCGTACAAGACTTATCAGTACAGTGTAAAAGACCACCAGCGGCCCATTGATCATCACAAAGGCTCGCATGGCATTCCTGGAATTTTCTTCAAGTATGATATGAGTGCTTTGAAAGTTAAAGTTACACAACAAAGAGATTCAGTATTTCGATTCCTAGTTAAACTTTGCGCTCTTGTTGGTGGTATCTTTGTTACTAATGGTGAGTATCCCCGAATGTCTTTTAATATTAAGAAAATCCATTGTACATGAGGTGTAATCTCATCAGGcacacttattgttagtcaagTGCAGACGTCAGTTTTATCTCTGCATTAGTAATTATCAACAATTATACAAACTTGTAAATAATTCAGGTAAGCTTTAATTTCATTCTCTTACAGGGCTGTTGAACAATTTAGTACAGGTATTCTGGTATTTGATCACGTGCCAATTTCTCAAGAATCAAGATCctcgaaatgaagaaaaactaGTTGTTTCGTCACCAGTTGTCCAAAACGAAACTCCAAGTTCTGTGGATTTGCTCACAGCAGCGTCCCCGCcgattttaaatattgaacttaattcaaagaaataatttttccgtaTGGAAACAACATTGTTCCTATCTTAAGTGTAAGGACTTGTTCACAAGTATTCAACAGGTGACAATTTCCAGAAGTGCATGCAGAGCATTTCTCTGCTTGGCATACATTGATGAGTGTACAGTTACACTCTTTTTTCGAAACTTCAATTCGATTCCCAATTCATAAGTGGATTCATGCAGTTAAAGTGCCGTTCTTACTGTACAATCTTCATATCATCTCTAGGATTATTCATCTGTGGCAATCAAAACATTGATAACAATAACGAATCACGTAAACAATCTACTTACATATTATTCAGatgtatttgaaattgatcCAGGGATGAGTACCATTAGTTTATTTTACGTAATTTTGAATGTGATGAAAGACTCGTGAAAATAGTCAGCCTTAGGGACCTTATGAATCATTCGCATATTCACACATGACGCGGACCAGGATGTAAAACCTCATAATTACCAATTCAATACGTGTGAGTTGTTAAATCGATTtggtaattttggaaaacagTTGTACTTCTAAGCTcatcaacaaaattttatattgtGTAAATATGAACCTGTAAAGAAAAAGTGAAGAATAAAAGtctcaataaaaatatattttcattcatctaGTAGCTCTATAACCCAGTTACATTGAATGATTATAATCACGAAATATGAATTAGGAATTATAATTACAAACGTACACAATTTCCAGTAAAGGTACTTTAGTTTGGTTTACGCCACAACTCGTGAAAAACGCTGATcttaacaaaaatttgtttggtATTGACTGTAAATACTGTAACCCGTTCACTATGTCAATATACAGGACCGTCATCTAAATTGTCATCTTCGTCGTCAAAGGCTTCTCCATTGTCGAAATAGCTATTGACGTAGTCAGTTCCATCATCCATCTCTTCATCTaattcttcctcttcctcctcggGACGTTCTTCTAGCTCTTTTTCATCATCTTCGTTATCCCCATCTCCTTCTTTTCCATTGTCATCGACGTCACTTCGTTGACTACTTTCCTTTCTCTCAAGTTCCTTCAACCTCACCTCGACATCAATATCTCTCTTCTTCTTAGCCGGCTCTTTAACAATTGAATCTTGACGGCGCTTATGGCTACTATTCCTGGGTTTTAATTCACCTGGCATCACAGTCCAGTCGTATTGTTCCTCATAACTAGTCTGGTCATTCATCATGTCCTGAAACCAATCCGAATAACGCTCAATGTCCTTATTAACGACAATCGGTTGTACGTAGCTTGCAGTATCTCGGAGAAACTCTGCATAAtctctttttatttccagCATATAGTTATCCTGGTCTGTTATTGTGAAAGGAGTTGGCTTATAATCCAAAGGAGGGTACTTCGGTGGTGGTTGCAGAACTGGACCCGGTAGCGCCTCTCCTCTGCCGAACCCTAATTGTTCGACATTTATAGACATTGAGACCTTGCCTCTACCTCTTCCACGATTTGCCATATCGTGGCAGTGAATAGAAATAACGGTTGAGCGATTTATTAATGCAAGCGATTATCGCTGAACAAATTAGCAGTCTATCATCATTCGAGTCTGTAAAGTCAgagttctttttcttctttcattcttaCGTCGAAGGAAAGGCAACGAACTCTTTAACCTTAAACCGTCAACGGTATCAACTGATGTAAATATTATCACAGTCCCAGAGTGCACCATGAAAATAGTGTCTATGGGTAGGTTCATCGGCGTAAGAATGCCTTGATTAGATACGTATATTGCAGTATGCGTTTCATTGTCAAATCGAGTTAGCCATGAAGTAAGGTAAAGTTAGCCTGCCActgaaaagagaaagaagatcTAACGGGACTTCTTTTCTCTCTGTAatggcgcatgcgcagtacGCAGCTGACTACggcaattacaataatttctgCACACATGTTTctaaaataaagaagaaggTCGCAGAAAATGTTTCATTGATGTTTCATTAGTAAGAATTTGCTTGAATTTCGGTTCGTTCTTAAATTGTGGACTCAAGGCCTTATAGTTTACAAATATTGCATTTGCACTATTCGTGTGTAGTGTGGTGAATTCAAACAGCGGGTTGGCAATACGTTACGTTGGTACCACTCTCAACTTTGAGCGGACCCGGATAGGCGGGATTAGCAGCGATCAACGGCGACTCAACAGTATTTTGCACACCTGCaacttttatcattttcattgaGAACGCGAGTCGAATGAAGTTTTAATAAACGCAGACCTGACTTTTCTGAATAACTAGTGCCGTCCGTATATCGGCCATTGACTGATTTGCGTCGTGTCGAAAAGACCGGAGCAGTATTTTGGTAACCTGTACATCTGCATCAGCCTCTGTTTTTTTGACGGGATCTTGGTGATACGAGAATGTCCGCGGGCGGCGACGGCAGCTCCGTCGGGCTCGGGGAAGTCTTTAATAATACACCTCGACGAGTCCAGAAGCGGCTCTTCACTTCGGGAACTAGTTCGACCAAGCGAACCCTGTTCCGGGACACCCAAACAGCGAGTCCTAGTGGAGGAAACTCCGGGGATGAATCAGACCTTGGCCCGATGTCTCCCTTGGCACTGAGTGATGCTACACCAAGTAGCGCGACCAATTCGCCTGGTAAATCGCTTACTTCTCCGGTGGTTGGATCCACCGCAGCGGCCTTGGTATATCTTGGTTCCTTGGACTCTAATCTGTGGGAAATGGGGACGCTAAACATGGGCCACGACGAAGCCAATGTGGTACCGTCGTCTCCTTTCAGTGTCCTTAAAACGTTGACCCGATCGGCGAGATATTCTCAACGTCGCAAAACTTGTCCAGTTTTGCCAGAACCAGTGATTCCCATCAGTGACGAGAATGAAATAGTTGAAGAAACTCCGCCGACATCTCCCAAACGCTCTGGTAAGAGTTCAGCTTGGAACGAGTCTATAACTGAAACTCCCAAGAGAAAGAGTTTCGGCAAGGAAATTCAGAATGTACAAATTCTTGATTCCAGCATTGTTGCCGAAACACCTTATAAGGACGATAGCCCTATGAGAAGGCTGATTACACCTCTGGGTTCGGTTAGCAAAGAGGCTGCACTGCCCCGCTTACATCACAGAAAGTCTCTGAATAGCCTTGCTGCGACAGCACAAAACTCTTCGCCAATAGATggcaaagaaaatatattgaaaagaaCTGCCCGTGATGTAATTATACAAACTTCGGCAAAATTATTCAAGACTGACGAATGTACTTCCGCTCCCAAGGCCAGGGCTGCGCTCTTCCAAGAAAGGCATCAAGACTTTAAAGTGAGCACAAAGGTGTTCTACAGTTCTTCACCACCCCAAGTTTTACCAAAACAAGACTCCCCGATAAACATTGAACAAAGTGAAGTTCGTCATGGGCAAAAAAGGCGCAGTCTACCTAATAGAAGCAGTCGAGGGAGATCAAGCAAAAGACATAAGTATGGTGAGATCAATGCCGGGATTGGTCATAGAATAAGGAAGCCAAAAGTCAAAAAACACATCTCACTCGCTGATGGgtttaagaaagaaaatgttaACGATGTTTCTCCCATTGCCACTTCTACTGAGACGTCTTTTGCTGAGTCTAATGTTAGAAATATCACGCAAAGTATGGATAACACTTTGTCGAATATCCATGATGAACATTCTGTGGAGAAATGCGCCATGCCTCAATCAAGAGAGTTGGCAGCATCCCCTGAAATTGATACTGCAAAGAAGTTCTTCAAGACCAATAGAACTGTATCAAGAAAGTCTCTGGCTACTGTCACGGTTAATGATTCGATAAAATTACAGGTCTCACATGGTAAAGTAAAGCTAGAATCACATCGATTTATGAAAAGGCAAAATCCCCACAAAAAAGCCAGAATCTCTGATTTATCATTAGATGCCAATGATCTAACAGTCGACGATCCTAGCTTCGGAGTGCCTATAGATAAGACAAGTGTTGATAACATTTTGAAGGTATTGGAAGATGATTGGGCGGATGATGAATATGACACAATGGAGCCCTTAATAAGCACACAAAAATACGCAATATCGCCATTAAAGTCTTCAATCATGCTGAATGGCATGTCCATGTCTCCTGCCAGTGAACTCACTAGCATGACATCGGTAATGAACATAAAGGATGCATATGGCCCTACCGCTAACCTTGATCAGGTTTCTAGCAATCTTGATAACTCTAATCAAAACAAAGGAACAAAGTTGTATCCTTTGTTTAACAAGGACTTTGCAAGGACCAAAAGCCTGATGTAAGTAAATGAGTTATATTTTTCCAAGCATCTTGTAAAacttctctttttatttttatccgacAGAGACTCACCCAAAAATGTTACCCGTGGCACCAAGAGACCTGCAGGCTGGCAATTATCTGTCAAAAATGGTGCCCAAGATGACCGTCAATATCAACTCGATGTTGGCCAGAAGCAGTTTGGTGCAACTCAGTGCCCTGAATGTAGGGTTGTTTATCAAATAGGAGATCCCAGTGATGAAACTTCTCATCAAAATTATCACGACAGTATGAAGATATTGAAATTCCCCGTAAGTATGTCCTGCAATCCTATTgttgtgaaataataattattattcaactgTACTTTGGGAAGGAATACACATGCACAGCTAAAAAAGAATACAAATGAagcaacatttttataaacaactgaatttcaaataaagacaatttgataaatttcactAATATTGCAGGGTTGGAAGCACGAACGAGTAGTGACTACCGACAGTTATACCTCTAGTAGAATTATCTTGGTTGAGGCCTCAGCTCCTAAGTATTGCTGGAAGAAAGTATCAGAGATTTTAGCAGTTATTGACAGGGATTTGGGGTTGGCAGATTCGAAACTTTCTGACTACCATAATGACAAGGTAAATCGATTACTGGCATTTTctcataaaattattttttatagttCTAGAGAGTTTACTAACATCCTCAATTCGATTCTCATGTTACAGATATACCTGTAtattagagaaaaagagatCCTGGGTGTGTTAGTTGCTGAATATGTGACGACGGGCTATCGCTTAATTCCcgatttacaaaatattgatTGCTGCAGTTTGCAGAGCTCTTCTATTAAGTGCGGTATTAAAGTGGTATGGACAGCTGCTAGCTATCGGAAACAGGGAATCGCAACAAAGTTAGTGGATGTTCTAAGGTGAGCTCTCACTTAATTATCATATGCACTTGAAGAATTAGATGTCAGGAGGAATTGTTACACACCtgttggttgaaaattaaatcagtggaaaaaaaacttctcgGTTCAGATATCTCAATAACCATTATGGTGGCTTCTGTTATGGCAGTCTAAGAGAAAAACTCCGAAAAAGGCAGTTAAACTTTTTCGATTAATAGCGTGCATATTACGCACTTTTTACTGGTGTCATAATTTAGAaataaggtaagtgtaccagttactgaccctgtcccaattatttaccttttttggttgtatctggttgatccttagttctaaaattacaagaaaatgaatttgtaGTGTCTAACCCTTTAGCAATTGATTttagtcatcgagaaattcacaattggtgccgtaaatttataattttgtgaaataaaagGGCCAATAATTGGGTCTAAAGGTGTCTATAACTAGTACACTTACCTTACTGGTGACAGTTATGCTGTTGACATTTTACATTGTTATCggatttattatatttacaggGCCAACTTCTATTTTGGGTATGTCCTATCCATGGATGACATCGCTTTCTCAATACCAACCCCAGGAGGCAAAGCTTTTGCAGAGAAGTACACCAGTACTAAATGTTTCAAagtatataattaaattttcgcttGCATCAAcccatataattatatttaaattatttcaatgtcactgtaatattatttgaaattttaacaatttggTATTGTTGACacagaatataaataaataaataaataatattaaccTATGgctgtattttattttcaacttctgAGCACGGTATTTGAGATGTCTTGCCTGCTGTAACTATTTACAAGCAAAGTTGCGAGATAGAACTGCTCTAAGGATAGAACTCACGTGCGTACTTACGGAATCTATAATGGCCGTCGGCGCCGGCAACTTTGGTGGGGATGGTGTGGCGAAACTCCACACCTAGATCTTGCACCATGTGGAAATTCCACACCCTCAACGTAgcgaattttttctttttttttcttttagaaaaatacataATCCAGTATCACACGTGATACTTATTtcgtataattaaaaatcaaaatgcgATATGCATTTATGTCAAGTATATTCGAGTTCCAATTCCTACACCTACTATACTTAGGCCAGTCAAACAGGGCTCGATTTTCAAGAgcctaaaaaaatttcctacagCTAGCAATTTTCAGTGTAGACGCGTTACATTATTCCAATAAACATatcttgatgaaattttgaaatctgatGCTGTAGGGGGTGACAAAATTGTTTAACCGCcaaaaacggtaaaaaattgaGTCGTCGAAACGGTGCCTCGCTTGCGgtttgaatgaatttaaaaatttcgaaaaactgaaaacacgattttttaatggatatttatttgaatatgtccaaatggatttttttattttatattgacTACAATTTTGTCATCTTAACAGTATATTTTCGGACCGAAGCAAATATACTGTTGGAATGACAACATTTTAGACAATATaaaaaacatatttatttGGACGTATTCAACTAAATATTTGTCAATTCAacacattttcttttctcagtGCAAAAAATGAGGCGTACTATTTCTTCAGAATTCATTTATCTAGAAGCTTGGagatttagatttttttaaatcttttttccatcaatttttataacaattacTGCTACGGttataagtataaaaaaacCACTGGTTAATTTCTAATATTTAAAACcattgtaaaaattgattaaaaaaagattcaaaaaaatctaaacCTCCAagtttatatataaattaattctgaataaaaaatacatttcattttatgaattcattgattttcatattttt from Neodiprion virginianus isolate iyNeoVirg1 chromosome 3, iyNeoVirg1.1, whole genome shotgun sequence encodes the following:
- the LOC124301037 gene encoding endoplasmic reticulum-Golgi intermediate compartment protein 2 — protein: MAILRRRKINLKAVKELDGFPKVPDTYIKQSAVGGTFSVLSFCVIAYLVIAETQYFLDTRLQFKFEPDNDFIDAKLKVNIDITVAMPCSRVGADILDSTNQNLMGFGTLEEEDTWWELTPEQRNHFDSLKYMNSYLREEYHAVHELLWKSNQLSLLSDMPKRKNYPNHTPDACRIYGSLDVNKVAGNFHITAGKSLSLPRGHIHISAFMTERDYNFTHRINRFSFGEPSPGVIHPLEGDEKISDHSMMLYQYFVEVVPTDVRNLLRSYKTYQYSVKDHQRPIDHHKGSHGIPGIFFKYDMSALKVKVTQQRDSVFRFLVKLCALVGGIFVTNGLLNNLVQVFWYLITCQFLKNQDPRNEEKLVVSSPVVQNETPSSVDLLTAASPPILNIELNSKK
- the LOC124301042 gene encoding DNA-directed RNA polymerase III subunit RPC7-like; amino-acid sequence: MANRGRGRGKVSMSINVEQLGFGRGEALPGPVLQPPPKYPPLDYKPTPFTITDQDNYMLEIKRDYAEFLRDTASYVQPIVVNKDIERYSDWFQDMMNDQTSYEEQYDWTVMPGELKPRNSSHKRRQDSIVKEPAKKKRDIDVEVRLKELERKESSQRSDVDDNGKEGDGDNEDDEKELEERPEEEEEELDEEMDDGTDYVNSYFDNGEAFDDEDDNLDDGPVY
- the LOC124301033 gene encoding N-acetyltransferase ESCO1: MSAGGDGSSVGLGEVFNNTPRRVQKRLFTSGTSSTKRTLFRDTQTASPSGGNSGDESDLGPMSPLALSDATPSSATNSPGKSLTSPVVGSTAAALVYLGSLDSNLWEMGTLNMGHDEANVVPSSPFSVLKTLTRSARYSQRRKTCPVLPEPVIPISDENEIVEETPPTSPKRSGKSSAWNESITETPKRKSFGKEIQNVQILDSSIVAETPYKDDSPMRRLITPLGSVSKEAALPRLHHRKSLNSLAATAQNSSPIDGKENILKRTARDVIIQTSAKLFKTDECTSAPKARAALFQERHQDFKVSTKVFYSSSPPQVLPKQDSPINIEQSEVRHGQKRRSLPNRSSRGRSSKRHKYGEINAGIGHRIRKPKVKKHISLADGFKKENVNDVSPIATSTETSFAESNVRNITQSMDNTLSNIHDEHSVEKCAMPQSRELAASPEIDTAKKFFKTNRTVSRKSLATVTVNDSIKLQVSHGKVKLESHRFMKRQNPHKKARISDLSLDANDLTVDDPSFGVPIDKTSVDNILKVLEDDWADDEYDTMEPLISTQKYAISPLKSSIMLNGMSMSPASELTSMTSVMNIKDAYGPTANLDQVSSNLDNSNQNKGTKLYPLFNKDFARTKSLIDSPKNVTRGTKRPAGWQLSVKNGAQDDRQYQLDVGQKQFGATQCPECRVVYQIGDPSDETSHQNYHDSMKILKFPGWKHERVVTTDSYTSSRIILVEASAPKYCWKKVSEILAVIDRDLGLADSKLSDYHNDKIYLYIREKEILGVLVAEYVTTGYRLIPDLQNIDCCSLQSSSIKCGIKVVWTAASYRKQGIATKLVDVLRANFYFGYVLSMDDIAFSIPTPGGKAFAEKYTSTKCFKVYN